AAAAGGCGATAAAAATAATTTTATCGCCTTTAATATAGTAGTTAGTAGTTATATTACTTTTTTAATAAGTCTCTAATTTCAGCTAATAAATCTTCCTGACTTGGTCCTTTTGGAGCTTCAGGAGCAGGTACTTCTTTTTTCTTTAAAGCATTCACACCTTTTACAACCATAAACATTACAAAAGCAACAATTACAAAATCAATAACATTTGTTAAAAATTCTCCATAAAGAATAGCAACTTCACCAGTTACTTTTCCTGCTGCATCAGCAATACCTTCTTTGGCGATGTATTTCAAATCTTTAAAGTTCGCGTTAAAGATTAATCCGATTAAAGGAGATACAATTCCACCTGTAAAAGAAGTTACTACTTGTTTAAAAGCAGCACCCATAACAAAACCGACAGCAATGTCGACTAAGTTACCTTTCATTGCAAAGTCTTTAAATTCCTTAAGCATACTCATAATTTTTTGATTTAATAGTTAATACTTTGCAATTATAAGTAAAATTTAGTGTTTAACCATTCTTTTTACACGTTGTGAAATAGCAGTAAGTGTTTCATAAGGAATAGTTTCACATTTATGAGCAATATATTCTATATGTTGTTGGTGATTAAAAAGGATAACTTCATCACCTTCATTACATTCAATTTTACTAACATCAACCATAATCATGTCCATACAAACATTTCCTATAATTGGTACAGGAGTATTATTAACAAAGACAAAACCTTCTTTATTACCTAATTTACGAGAAATTCCGTCGGCATGTCCAATAGGTATTGTAGCACTACGGGTTGGTTTAGTAGCAACAAAAGCCCTGTTATAACCAACAGTTTCACCTGGTTGAATAATATGTATTTGTGAAATAATAGATTTTAAGCTATGTGTGTTTTTTAGTTGTGCAGTTTCTTTTTTATTATTTGCAAAACCATATAAACCAATACCGATACGTACCATATCAAACTGAGCTTGTGGGTAATTAATAACTCCAGAAGTATTTAAAATATGAATCATAGGCTTGTAACCTAAATGTTGATAAATTTGTTTTACGATATAGGCAAAGTTATTTATCTGTCCAATAGTAAATTCTTGTTCATTTGGATCTTCGCTTGCTGCTAAATGAGAAAAAATAGATTCAACCTTTATATTGTTCGATTTTTTTAATTCAGAAATAAGTGTTGGTGTATCACTATGCCAAAAGCCTAATCTATTTAAACCAGTGTTAAATTTGATATGAACAGGATAGTTCATTAATGGTTTTTCATCTGCTAATTTTAAAAAAGCATCAAATATTTTAAAGTTGTATAAACTTGGTTCTAGTCGATATTTTACAATATCCTTTAGATTTTGAAGTTGCGGATGTAATACTAAAATAGGTGTTTTAATACCTGCTTCACGTAAAATAATTCCTTCATTTGAATATGCAACAGCAAAATAATCAACTTTATCTTCTAGTAATTTGGCGATTTCTGTTGATTCACTACCGTAACCAAAAGCTTTTACGACAGCTAAAATTTTAGTTTCAGGTTTTAGTTTTTGCTTAAAATAAGCAAGATTATGTTGTATTGACTTAGCATCAATTTCTAAAATAGTTACGTGATTATTCATCTGATAAATTTTCTTTCTTTTTATGTTGTTCTTGTACAGCTTTGTAATAAGCGGCTCTACTTAACGGTTCGTATTCTTGTAATTCACCTAATAAAACTAGGTCATCATTAGCTGCTTTTCTATGACTGTAATGTGCTAAGTTACCTGTATGTGTGCAAACAGCGTGTACTTTTGTAACATATTCGGCAGTAGCCATTAATGCAGGCATTGGCCCGAAAGGGTTTCCTTTAAAATCCATGTCTAAACCTGCTACAATAACACGAATTCCACTATTAGCTAAATCGTTGCAAACCGCTACAATTCCATCATCAAAAAATTGAGCTTCATCAATACCAACAACATCAACATTGTTAGCTAATAATCTAATATTTGAAGAAGAAGGAACTGGTGTCGATCTAATTTTGGTAGCATCGTGAGATACTACTTGATGCTCATCATAACGAGTATCTATTGCTGGTTTAAAAATTTCGACACGTTGCTTTGCAAATTCGGCACGTTTAAGTCTGCGAATTAATTCTTCAGTTTTTCCTGAAAACATTGAGCCACATATTACTTCTATCCAGCCAAATTGTCCTGTGTTATTTACTGTATTTTCGAGAAACATTTTGTATTTTTAGGCGCTAATTATTTAATTTTGTGTTACTTTCGAGTAGGAAACAAATTTATTAAAATTAAACAGTAAAAATTAAAATCAAAAGAACAACTTATGCACAAAAAGCTAGCGTCAGATTTAACCAGTTTAGCACACAGTATTTTACAGATGAAAAATAAGGATGATGTGTTTGAGTTGAAGCATAAAGCATATGAGGTTTATGAAAAACTTTCGGTTTTAGTTTATATAGAAGAGTATATAAATAATACTCCTAATCCTTCAAAAACAAAAGAAGAATTATTGGAGGATGTTTTATTGGCTGAAGAAAATAGAACTAGAAGTAAAATTGAAAAAAGAGATCTTGAAATTTCTTTATTAAAAAAAGAAACAGTTGTTTATCACTTAGAAGAAGAAGTTGAAGAGATTCCTAAAATTGTTAAAAAAGAAGAAGAACAGATTCAACAGATAATAGAAGAAGTACTTGTAGATAAAATTCAAGAAACTCCTATAAAAAATATAGTAGTAGATACTATTATAGATGTTGTACCCGAAGAAAAGCCTGTAATAAATACTCCTGTAAAAGAAGTTGAAGAAATTATAGAGCAACCTTTTGATGAAATATCACGCTTGTTATCTCAAACTGATGATAATGTTAAAAATGATGTAAAGGATATAGGAGAAATCAAAAATAAAACTCTTGAAGAGGAATTACATGGAACAATATCTGTTGATATTATGGCAGATTTATTTGAAAAAGTAACACCAAAAAAATCATTGAATGATTTGTTACAAACTACAATTCAAATAGATTTAAATGATAGAATTGTTTTTGTAAGACATTTATTTGATGGTAATCAAAATGATTTTAATAGAGTGATTTCTCAATTAAATACATTCAAGACAGAAAAAGAAGCTAAAAGGTTTATCAATAATATGATAAAACCAGATTACGATTGGTCAAATAAAGAGATACATGAAGCTCGATTATTTGAAATTATTGAAAGAAGATTTGCTTAAAAATAGTATAGATGAGTGATAAGAATAGAGAGATGAAGTATATATTTTGCATGAAATGGGGTACGTTATACGGACCTGAATATGTAAATAGATTATACGCTATGGTGAAAAAGAATTTATCATATGATTTTAAAATGGTTTGTTTTACCGATGATAATACTGGTATTATAGATGAGGTTGATTGTTACGAGATTCCAGAAATGAAAATTCGTACAGATATACCTGAAAGAATGTGGAAAAAGTTAACAACCCTAAAAGATGATTTATACGGGCTTGAAGGAACAGCGCTTTTTTTAGATTTAGATATTGTTATTGTTGATAAAATTGATTGCTTTTTTGATGTTGATGGTTCTTTTAGAATAATTAAAGATCATAGTTGGAGATCTTGGAGAATAACAGGAAATTCATCTGTTTATAGGTTTGATATCGGTAAGCACGGATATGTTTTTAATGATTTTATTAAAAATTTTGATGAGATAAGGAAAATCCACAGAAATGAGCAAGAGTATTTAACACACAGTATTAATGATAATTCAAGTCTTCAATATTGGGATAAAAAATGGTGTCCTAGTTTTAAATATGATTGTGTTTCTAGGTTTCCATTAGCTTTTTGGAAGAAACCAGTAATACCTGCTGGTGCAAAAATTATAATTTTTCACGGAGAAATTAATCCACATAACGCTATAAAAGGAGGACGAGGTAAATGGTACAGATATGTTCGCCCTGCACCTTGGGTTGCTGATTACTGGATTAAATAGTAATTATTTATAGTTTATAAAACAGAAAAATACAGCGTAATGCTGTATTTTTCTGTTTTATAAAAGTTCAATTAGCTTTAAAATGAAATTTTTAATATTAATATAGTTATACTTTCAGAGTTAAAACAGGTCTTAAAACATTTTTCGATAAATCTATAGAAACACTCGAATTAAAAAATTGAGATAAACCACTTCTTCCATGAGTTGCTAATGAAACTAAGTCAACATCGTTTTCGTTAGAAAAATTTAAAATACCATCTTGAACTGATGTGTCATTGTATATTTTAATAGAATAATCATCTATTTTATATTTTTCAACAAACGCTTCAATTTTATTTATAGAGTCAGTTGTGTTTTCAAAGTTATTAGGTGTGTTTACCTTTAATAAATAAATTTTACTTTTAAACTTTGTTGCAAAATCTAAAAATCCCTCAAGTGCTTTTGCTTCATCATTTTCAAAGGTAGAAGCGAAAACTAGTTTCTTTAATTTAAAATTATCGTTATCTTTTTTAGTTATAATTATAGGTATTTCAGAATTTCTAACCGTTTTTTCAGTATTTGAACCAATTATAATTTCTTCTAAAGCCGTTTGACCTTTAGAACCCATAACAATTAAGTCTGCATTAATTTTTTTAGAATAATCTCTAATTCCTTCATACGGGTTTTGAAAACGAATAGCATGTTTTACATTATTAAAATCAGGAAAAAAGGTGTTCTTATAGTTAATGATTTTTTCTTTAATCATTTTAATATATAACATACTTTCAGGGATAGTTACGTTTGCACCTGATCCCATATCTTTAAATCCACTAGGTAATTCCACCATATGAATTAGGTGTATTTCACCAGCTGTTTTTTTAGCTATTTTAGAAGTTAGTTTTGCAGCATATTCAGAATGCTTTGAGAAATCGATAGGAAGTAATATTTTTTTCATAATTAAAAGATTTAAAGATAGATACTCGTCTAAAGTTACAAAAAATATTCTAAATTAGAAAACTAAAAGACATTTGTATGTTAATGAATAACTTACTATATTTGCACCAAATTTATTAATTAGATTGATACAGGGGACGAGAGTCCCCTCTTTTTATACCTTAGCATGAATCAAGAGAAAGTTAGAGAATTATTAGACGAAGCATTACAGGAAAATCAATCATTATATTTAATTGACTTGCAATTTTTAGCAAACAGTAAAATAAAAGTGATTGTTGATGGTGATTCAGGAGTCCCTTTAAATGAATGTATGCGTATTAGTAGAAAAATAGAGCATAATTTAGATAGAGAAGACGAAGATTTTTCTTTGGAAGTAACTACCCCTGATATTGCACATGCATTAACGGTTAAACGCCAGTATAAAAAGAATATAAATAGAATTCTGAAAGTTAAAACAGCAACTGAAGAATTTGAAGGTACGTTAAGCGAAGCAACTGATCAAAGTATTACATTATGTTGGAAAGCAAGAGAGCCTAAGCCAATAGGTAAAGGTAAGCATACGGTAGAGAAGATAATGACTTTGTTGTATCAAGATATTAGTGAAGCAAAAGTGAAGATCATATTTTAATAAGAGAATGAAATGGAAAATATTGCGTTAATTGAGTCATTTTCAGAATTTAAAGATAATAAAAGTATAGATAGAGTAACTCTAATGTCTATCTTAGAGGAAGTTTTTCGTGCAGCATTAAAACGTAGGTTTGGATCAGATGAAAACTTTGATATAATTATTAACCCTGATAAAGGGGATTTAGAAATTTGGAGAAATAGAATTGTAGTAGCAGATGGTTTTTCTGAAGATGATAATGAAGAAATAGAGCTTGCAGAAGCACGAAGAATTGAGCCAGATTTTGAAATTGGTGAAGACGTATCTGAAGAAGTAAAATTAATAGATTTAGGAAGACGTGCTATTTTAGCCTTACGCCAAAATTTAATTTCTAAAATACAAGAACACGATAGCACAAATATCTTTAAGCAGTTTAAAGACTTAGAAGGAGAAATATATAGTGCAGAAGTTCATCATATTCGTCATAATGCAGTAATTTTGTTAGACGATGAAGGAAACGAAATTGTTTTGCCTAAAAGTGAGCAAATTCGTTCTGACTTTTTTAGAAAAGGAGATTCTGTTCGTGGAGTTATAAAGTCAGTAGAATTAAGAGGTAATAAACCTGCTATTATTTTATCAAGAACATCACCAGATTTCTTAGTGAAATTATTTGAACAAGAAATTCCTGAAGTTTTTGACGGATTAATTACCATAGAAGGTGTTGCAAGAATACCTGGTGATAAAGCAAAAGTAGCGGTAGATTCTTATGATGATAGAATTGACCCAGTAGGAGCTTGTGTTGGTGTAAAAGGATCTCGTATTCACGGTATTGTTCGTGAATTAGGAAACGAAAATATTGATGTAATCAATTATACCAAAAATGAAGCTTTATTTGTTGCAAGAGCATTAAGTCCTGCAAAAGTAACTTCAGTTGATATTAAGCCTTACGAAGAAGAAAGAAATGGTAAAAAAGGACGTGTAAGCGTTTTATTAAAGCCAGAAGAAGTATCAAAAGCAATTGGTCGTTCAGGAGTAAATATTCGTTTAGCTAGTGAGTTAACAGGATATGAAATTGACGTACAACGTGAAGGATTAGAAGAAGAAGATGTTGAGTTAACAGAATTTTCTGATGAAATAGAAGCTTGGGTAATTGCAGAATTTAATAAAATTGGTTTAGAAACGGCAAAGAGTGTACTTGAAAAAGACGTTTCAATGTTAGTGCAAAGAACTGACTTAGAAGAAGAAACAATATTAGATGTTCAGAGAGTTCTAAGAGAAGAGTTTGAAGAATAATAAACATAAAGGAAATCAGTCTCCTGCTAAATTGATGATAATCAATACAAAATCTGATAAAAAAAGAAAAAAACGTAACTATACTGATGTATAAAGTGTGTTTTTTGAATATAAAGTATAAAATAATTTATGGCTGAAGGCAACAAATTAATAAGACTTAATAAAGTATTAAGAGAATTTAACATTTCTTTAGATAGAGCTGTAGAACACTTGGCTAAAAACGGTCATAAAGTAGAATCACGTCCTACTGCTAAAATTTCTGATGCGGAATACCAAATATTACTTGATGGGTTTCAAACAGATAAATCGAAGAAAGTGGCCTCAAAAGAAGTTAGCGAAGAAAAGCGTAAAGAAAAGGAAGCTAATCGTCAACGTGTAGAAGAGGAGCAGGAGAAGAAGAGGTTAGAAGACGAAGTGAAAAAGCAAGAAGTTTTAAAAGCCAAAGCTAAAAGATTAGAGGTTAAAACTGTAGGTAAAATTGATATCAAAACTGGGAAACCAGTAGAAGAGAAAAAAATACCTGAACCTATAAAAGAAGCACCAAAAACGGTGATAGAAACAGTTAAGAAAGAAGTGTCTGTTCAAGAAACTAAGATTGTTGAAAAACCAATAATCAAGGTAGCGGTAAAGAAAGTTGAACCTATCAAAGTTAAGCTTGAACAGCCTAAAGAAATTAAGATTAAAGAAGTTAAGCCCGAGGTTGTGAAAGCAGAAACACCTAAGAAAATAGAAATTAAGGAAGTCAAAAAGGTTACAGAAACAAAACCTGAGGAAGTAAAAGCAGAAAAACCTGTTGAAATTACTGCCGAAAATGCTGTAAAGTTAAAAACACAGTATAAAAAATTAGATGGCCCTAAAATTACAGGAATTAAAATTGATTTAAAACAATTTGAACGTCCTAAAAAGAAGAAGCCAGAAGCTAAAACAGACGCAGATAAAAGAAAGCGTAAACGTATTAGCAAACCAGGAACACCTGCTAAAGCAACAGGGGAAAAAAGAGTCGTAAGACCTGCTCAAAATAGAAGTGGTGGAAATCGTACGCCATTTAGAGGTAGAGCAGCTCAAAGACCAGCCGTTAAAAAAGAAGAACCAACTGAAGCAGAAGTACAAAAACAAGTACGTGAAACTTTAGAAAGACTTCAAGGTAAATCTAAAAGAGGAAAAGGTGCTAAGTATCGTAGAAATAAAAGAGAGGCGCACAGAGAACACACCGAAGCTGAATTAGAAGCACAAGCGTTAGATAACAAAATATTAAAAGTAACAGAATTTGTTACTGTAAGTGAAGTTGCTACGATGATGGATGTTCCTGTAACAAATATTATTTCTTCACGTATGATGTTAGGAATGATGGTAACAATGAATCAACGTTTAGATGCTGAAACATTAGTTATTGTTGCTGAAGAGTTTAATTATAAAGTGGAATTTGTTGGAGCTGAAGTAGAGGAATCTATTGAAGAAGTTGAAGACAAACCAGAAGATTTAATAAATCGTGCACCAATTATTACGGTAATGGGTCACGTAGATCATGGTAAAACATCGTTATTAGATTATATTCGTAAAGCGAACGTAATTGAAGGTGAATCAGGAGGAATTACACAACATATTGGTGCGTATTCTGTACCAGTTGGAGAACAACAAATAGCCTTTTTAGATACACCAGGTCACGAGGCCTTTACA
The Tenacibaculum pacificus DNA segment above includes these coding regions:
- the mscL gene encoding large conductance mechanosensitive channel protein MscL, producing MLKEFKDFAMKGNLVDIAVGFVMGAAFKQVVTSFTGGIVSPLIGLIFNANFKDLKYIAKEGIADAAGKVTGEVAILYGEFLTNVIDFVIVAFVMFMVVKGVNALKKKEVPAPEAPKGPSQEDLLAEIRDLLKK
- a CDS encoding glycosyltransferase encodes the protein MSDKNREMKYIFCMKWGTLYGPEYVNRLYAMVKKNLSYDFKMVCFTDDNTGIIDEVDCYEIPEMKIRTDIPERMWKKLTTLKDDLYGLEGTALFLDLDIVIVDKIDCFFDVDGSFRIIKDHSWRSWRITGNSSVYRFDIGKHGYVFNDFIKNFDEIRKIHRNEQEYLTHSINDNSSLQYWDKKWCPSFKYDCVSRFPLAFWKKPVIPAGAKIIIFHGEINPHNAIKGGRGKWYRYVRPAPWVADYWIK
- the alr gene encoding alanine racemase encodes the protein MNNHVTILEIDAKSIQHNLAYFKQKLKPETKILAVVKAFGYGSESTEIAKLLEDKVDYFAVAYSNEGIILREAGIKTPILVLHPQLQNLKDIVKYRLEPSLYNFKIFDAFLKLADEKPLMNYPVHIKFNTGLNRLGFWHSDTPTLISELKKSNNIKVESIFSHLAASEDPNEQEFTIGQINNFAYIVKQIYQHLGYKPMIHILNTSGVINYPQAQFDMVRIGIGLYGFANNKKETAQLKNTHSLKSIISQIHIIQPGETVGYNRAFVATKPTRSATIPIGHADGISRKLGNKEGFVFVNNTPVPIIGNVCMDMIMVDVSKIECNEGDEVILFNHQQHIEYIAHKCETIPYETLTAISQRVKRMVKH
- the rimP gene encoding ribosome assembly cofactor RimP, encoding MNQEKVRELLDEALQENQSLYLIDLQFLANSKIKVIVDGDSGVPLNECMRISRKIEHNLDREDEDFSLEVTTPDIAHALTVKRQYKKNINRILKVKTATEEFEGTLSEATDQSITLCWKAREPKPIGKGKHTVEKIMTLLYQDISEAKVKIIF
- a CDS encoding thymidine kinase, yielding MFLENTVNNTGQFGWIEVICGSMFSGKTEELIRRLKRAEFAKQRVEIFKPAIDTRYDEHQVVSHDATKIRSTPVPSSSNIRLLANNVDVVGIDEAQFFDDGIVAVCNDLANSGIRVIVAGLDMDFKGNPFGPMPALMATAEYVTKVHAVCTHTGNLAHYSHRKAANDDLVLLGELQEYEPLSRAAYYKAVQEQHKKKENLSDE
- the nusA gene encoding transcription termination factor NusA, which produces MENIALIESFSEFKDNKSIDRVTLMSILEEVFRAALKRRFGSDENFDIIINPDKGDLEIWRNRIVVADGFSEDDNEEIELAEARRIEPDFEIGEDVSEEVKLIDLGRRAILALRQNLISKIQEHDSTNIFKQFKDLEGEIYSAEVHHIRHNAVILLDDEGNEIVLPKSEQIRSDFFRKGDSVRGVIKSVELRGNKPAIILSRTSPDFLVKLFEQEIPEVFDGLITIEGVARIPGDKAKVAVDSYDDRIDPVGACVGVKGSRIHGIVRELGNENIDVINYTKNEALFVARALSPAKVTSVDIKPYEEERNGKKGRVSVLLKPEEVSKAIGRSGVNIRLASELTGYEIDVQREGLEEEDVELTEFSDEIEAWVIAEFNKIGLETAKSVLEKDVSMLVQRTDLEEETILDVQRVLREEFEE
- a CDS encoding universal stress protein: MKKILLPIDFSKHSEYAAKLTSKIAKKTAGEIHLIHMVELPSGFKDMGSGANVTIPESMLYIKMIKEKIINYKNTFFPDFNNVKHAIRFQNPYEGIRDYSKKINADLIVMGSKGQTALEEIIIGSNTEKTVRNSEIPIIITKKDNDNFKLKKLVFASTFENDEAKALEGFLDFATKFKSKIYLLKVNTPNNFENTTDSINKIEAFVEKYKIDDYSIKIYNDTSVQDGILNFSNENDVDLVSLATHGRSGLSQFFNSSVSIDLSKNVLRPVLTLKV
- the infB gene encoding translation initiation factor IF-2, with the protein product MAEGNKLIRLNKVLREFNISLDRAVEHLAKNGHKVESRPTAKISDAEYQILLDGFQTDKSKKVASKEVSEEKRKEKEANRQRVEEEQEKKRLEDEVKKQEVLKAKAKRLEVKTVGKIDIKTGKPVEEKKIPEPIKEAPKTVIETVKKEVSVQETKIVEKPIIKVAVKKVEPIKVKLEQPKEIKIKEVKPEVVKAETPKKIEIKEVKKVTETKPEEVKAEKPVEITAENAVKLKTQYKKLDGPKITGIKIDLKQFERPKKKKPEAKTDADKRKRKRISKPGTPAKATGEKRVVRPAQNRSGGNRTPFRGRAAQRPAVKKEEPTEAEVQKQVRETLERLQGKSKRGKGAKYRRNKREAHREHTEAELEAQALDNKILKVTEFVTVSEVATMMDVPVTNIISSRMMLGMMVTMNQRLDAETLVIVAEEFNYKVEFVGAEVEESIEEVEDKPEDLINRAPIITVMGHVDHGKTSLLDYIRKANVIEGESGGITQHIGAYSVPVGEQQIAFLDTPGHEAFTAMRARGAQVTDLVIIVVAADDDVMPQTKEAISHAQAAGVPIIFAINKIDKQNANPDNIKTQLSAMNLLVEDWGGNIQSQEISAKTGQGVEELLEKVLLEAEILELKANPDKKATGAVVEALLDKGRGYVSTILVQAGTLKIGDYILAGKHSGKVRAMFDDKGKKVLAAGPSTPVSILGLDGAPQAGDKFNVFEDEREAKQIAAKRSQLQREQSVRTQKTLTLAEIGRRIALGDFKELNIILKGDVDGSVEALTDSFQKLSTEEIQVNILHKGVGAITESDVLLATASDAIIVGFNVRPQSNARVIADREEVDIRTYSIIYDAINDLKDAMEGMLSPDMKEEILGNVEIREVYKISKVGNIAGCMVMSGKVTRDAKIRIIRDGIVVHDGLLSSLKRFKDDVKEVTKGYDCGLQIKGYNDIQERDVIEAYTEIAVKKKLK